One genomic region from Haloterrigena gelatinilytica encodes:
- a CDS encoding helicase-related protein: MGLGPREIPPQSDSRGYVRPPDDAYEIDEDDKEYQQHQAVNNVLLERLVERITGRGDYGQTVYDVNPKDQFFAGALASQYQYREAQESDDAFGNIATRVAPFTMGLQFKLPASVPDDETVTINPTAKVYYRRLPTYEEQQEFGGPVGFDPEIAEDDALTPPEEDEESEAGDSEDEESGEYAGDDASLEELRPVYERVQIEAGPLTVTAGDLKRAAKSDGELPPLTADDALTDAMETYRQDERRYREPDPPEEVDSRNEDKIPEAALEDEETFETFLEQRFSGDTPTPVWDFEISLTAQYDEDDIIVSVSFVNKHGVEYPDALNPKGEEWRAFFFDVNSEVSVEETPIEPFVSDEIKNEYHYDPEMDGLGRNCSVERTDPTTIETVTVPIHEQRKYRSRETLSAPFSDFAWGTIETHLDRISREMEEAREQYVSMRSEVLTDRSDEAREKFDENLAAFEKERRRFDQGRKLIRDDVGHSRAAFKFMNQTFDQMGEKYEEWYLFQIIYIVMAIPDVVAQTEDIDAEDHCLDEVDVIYFPTGGGKTEAYLGLVVFTAFRDRLRGKAHGTTALTKFPLRLLSLQQLQRIADVFAQAELIRRRECPDTDEFSLGYFVGSGNTPNQLMETDEDGNLTDNISLVKEENSRYAEKWKIVTTCPFCGEDAVKLDGDYDRMRLLHICTNDDCDEEELPIYVTDREVYRYAPTFVVSTIDKIAVVGMQRRFRTLFGRLKKRCPKHGFSGENRCLVANRGYSRYSCDEDVEDVDPVDPPSILIQDELHLLREEFGAFDSHYETFLQEWANRVGDGWDIKNVTATATIKGAENQVHALYWRDVNTYPSPGPLLKQSFYAYEDPHRLGRRIVGSVPHNVSRTYALVEVLREYADVIQHYQRNPDELSAALEREHHRTTPYGEVVGLGLPDDDLERRNAILDILEYYDTQIAYNIQKVDSDRLQRAVPSMINPWLETRDEERDALNSVVMSGETGFDVVRDVLDRLESDDPEDPVDIVNATSMISHGVDVDTLNFISFFGMPRQTAEYIQAYSRVGRQVTGTVFNLFNPVHVRDRSHYTRFDRYHDFQDLLVEATPLERWAEFAVNCTMPGIFAATLLQYYDEQLESSAGRVYLYDSFREAQRAGDLDKDELLEFVKRSYCVTSDQRPEWAEDRTVDLYEQKVEREFEDIWERCMSGHPKDGYQGWIGNMIKRSEDDRGPMRSLRDIDEQLPIDVDTGTAQVLNMFDRR, from the coding sequence ATGGGCCTTGGGCCGCGTGAAATTCCACCACAATCCGACTCCCGTGGTTACGTTCGACCACCGGACGACGCGTACGAGATAGACGAAGACGACAAGGAGTATCAGCAGCACCAAGCTGTCAACAACGTTCTACTGGAACGACTCGTCGAACGTATCACGGGACGAGGCGACTACGGTCAGACCGTCTACGACGTTAATCCGAAGGACCAGTTCTTCGCGGGCGCACTAGCGAGCCAGTACCAGTACCGCGAAGCCCAAGAGTCCGACGACGCGTTCGGGAACATCGCTACACGAGTCGCGCCCTTCACTATGGGGCTCCAGTTCAAGCTCCCAGCGTCAGTTCCGGACGACGAGACGGTGACGATCAATCCTACTGCGAAGGTCTACTATCGCCGTCTACCGACCTACGAGGAGCAACAGGAGTTCGGTGGGCCCGTCGGATTCGATCCGGAGATTGCTGAAGATGATGCGCTCACACCGCCTGAGGAGGACGAAGAGTCCGAGGCAGGAGATTCCGAGGACGAAGAATCCGGGGAGTATGCAGGAGACGACGCGTCACTAGAGGAACTCAGACCAGTGTACGAACGAGTTCAGATTGAAGCTGGCCCTCTCACAGTTACTGCAGGCGACCTAAAGCGAGCCGCAAAGTCCGACGGCGAGCTACCCCCACTCACGGCCGACGATGCGCTGACGGATGCGATGGAGACCTACCGGCAAGATGAGCGCCGGTACCGGGAGCCGGACCCGCCAGAAGAGGTAGACAGTCGTAACGAGGACAAGATTCCGGAAGCTGCTCTAGAAGACGAGGAAACCTTCGAGACGTTCTTAGAACAACGATTCAGTGGAGACACGCCGACGCCAGTGTGGGATTTCGAGATATCACTTACAGCTCAATACGACGAGGACGACATCATCGTCTCCGTCTCCTTCGTGAACAAACACGGTGTTGAGTACCCCGATGCGCTTAACCCTAAAGGCGAGGAATGGCGGGCTTTCTTCTTCGACGTCAACTCCGAAGTTTCTGTCGAGGAGACTCCGATTGAGCCGTTCGTCTCCGACGAGATCAAGAACGAGTACCACTACGACCCCGAGATGGATGGTCTCGGACGCAACTGTAGCGTCGAACGAACCGATCCCACCACGATAGAGACGGTGACCGTTCCGATTCACGAGCAGCGGAAGTACCGTAGCCGAGAGACACTCTCAGCCCCGTTCAGCGACTTCGCGTGGGGGACTATCGAGACGCACTTGGACCGCATCTCTCGAGAGATGGAAGAAGCCCGGGAACAATACGTGTCAATGCGCTCCGAAGTCCTGACCGACCGGAGCGACGAAGCACGCGAGAAGTTCGACGAAAACCTGGCGGCGTTCGAGAAGGAACGACGGCGCTTCGACCAAGGCCGGAAGCTCATCCGGGATGACGTGGGCCACAGTCGAGCGGCATTCAAGTTCATGAACCAGACGTTCGATCAGATGGGGGAGAAGTACGAGGAGTGGTACCTCTTCCAGATCATCTACATCGTTATGGCCATCCCGGACGTCGTGGCCCAAACCGAAGATATCGACGCTGAAGACCACTGTTTGGACGAGGTTGACGTAATCTATTTCCCAACCGGTGGTGGGAAGACCGAGGCATACCTCGGCCTCGTCGTCTTCACCGCGTTCCGAGATCGACTCAGGGGAAAGGCTCACGGGACGACGGCGCTCACGAAGTTTCCCCTCCGGTTGCTCTCTCTCCAACAACTCCAGCGCATCGCAGACGTCTTCGCGCAAGCGGAACTGATTCGCCGTCGTGAGTGCCCAGACACCGACGAGTTCAGCCTCGGGTACTTCGTCGGGAGCGGGAACACTCCGAACCAACTGATGGAAACGGACGAGGACGGAAATCTCACTGACAACATCAGTCTGGTGAAAGAGGAAAACAGTCGATACGCCGAGAAGTGGAAGATCGTGACGACGTGTCCGTTCTGTGGTGAGGATGCCGTCAAACTGGATGGCGACTACGACCGGATGCGCCTCCTCCACATCTGCACGAACGACGACTGCGACGAAGAGGAGCTCCCAATCTACGTGACAGACCGAGAGGTCTATCGGTACGCTCCGACCTTCGTGGTGAGCACGATTGACAAGATCGCGGTAGTCGGGATGCAACGCCGTTTCCGCACCCTCTTCGGGCGGTTGAAGAAACGCTGTCCGAAGCACGGGTTCTCGGGAGAGAACCGATGCTTGGTGGCGAACCGAGGGTACTCACGGTACAGCTGCGACGAAGACGTTGAGGACGTTGACCCAGTGGACCCGCCGTCTATCCTGATTCAGGACGAACTCCACCTCCTCCGTGAGGAGTTCGGCGCGTTCGACTCCCACTACGAGACGTTCCTCCAGGAGTGGGCCAACCGGGTCGGTGACGGCTGGGACATCAAGAACGTCACCGCGACGGCGACGATCAAGGGTGCCGAGAACCAGGTTCACGCCCTCTACTGGAGGGACGTGAACACCTATCCCTCTCCAGGTCCGCTCCTCAAACAGTCGTTCTACGCGTACGAGGATCCCCACCGACTCGGTCGTCGCATCGTCGGTTCGGTCCCGCACAACGTATCGCGGACGTACGCGTTGGTCGAGGTTCTCCGCGAGTACGCTGACGTTATCCAGCACTACCAGCGGAACCCAGACGAACTCTCGGCGGCATTAGAACGGGAACACCACCGCACGACACCGTACGGGGAGGTCGTTGGCCTCGGTCTTCCCGACGACGATTTAGAGAGACGGAACGCTATCTTGGACATCTTGGAGTACTACGATACGCAGATCGCGTACAACATCCAGAAGGTGGACAGCGACCGTCTACAGCGTGCCGTCCCCTCCATGATCAACCCGTGGCTGGAGACGCGGGACGAAGAGCGCGACGCGCTGAACTCCGTAGTGATGAGCGGTGAGACCGGTTTCGATGTCGTTCGTGACGTGTTGGACCGTCTCGAATCGGACGACCCCGAGGATCCAGTGGATATAGTGAACGCGACGAGCATGATATCCCACGGCGTTGACGTGGACACGCTGAACTTCATCTCATTCTTCGGGATGCCACGACAGACGGCGGAGTACATCCAGGCGTACTCCCGTGTTGGTCGCCAGGTCACCGGTACCGTCTTCAATCTGTTCAACCCGGTCCACGTCCGCGACCGCTCCCACTACACGCGGTTCGACCGGTACCACGACTTCCAGGACCTCCTCGTCGAAGCAACCCCGCTGGAACGCTGGGCCGAGTTCGCGGTGAACTGTACGATGCCGGGTATCTTCGCTGCGACGCTCCTCCAGTACTACGACGAGCAACTCGAATCCTCCGCTGGGCGCGTATACCTCTACGATTCGTTCCGAGAGGCGCAGCGTGCGGGCGATCTCGACAAGGACGAGCTCCTCGAATTCGTGAAACGGTCCTACTGTGTCACGTCCGACCAGCGCCCCGAGTGGGCGGAGGATCGGACGGTTGATCTCTACGAGCAGAAAGTTGAGCGGGAGTTCGAAGATATCTGGGAACGGTGCATGTCCGGCCACCCGAAGGACGGCTACCAAGGATGGATCGGGAACATGATCAAGCGTAGTGAGGACGACCGAGGACCGATGCGGAGTCTACGGGACATTGACGAGCAGCTCCCGATTGACGTCGATACGGGTACCGCACAGGTGCTGAATATGTTCGACAGGAGGTAG
- a CDS encoding DUF1998 domain-containing protein, with product MADSEMKRGLAQVMYRFGPESLFDYGRRGLSMKVSRWETNKISSLDANYVAEQIATHASSFRNDDEDPWVDLTVDDVDFRRPNRVVGSLYPLTMYCQNRSCHRVVSKKEPSHFVYTNGECPECSDELRQLAFVLVHDCGNMMSINPQPCSNPDHGYDHIYLNKQNINDPLSWHFYCGECGDFCGNMSKRCTKCHKERVYFRPIASNSVYYSQGDVLVNLPIDQRYSDDIEYGESWARILMAAHLGDLDDVVEEEGKTYEELGRMTTDERDAKRREKQIEDLKEEVGAEQVEKMIESGVDIEDVFDVAEDTIKGSTREEVVEENRERVKLPSQRGGDSDVDQAYSTLSHELFTYLRSTQGYEGNLDATDGMERQPTPLSLDGLLEQEDFLESNPEAEVYPEKLQKVNIASAWVVDNLPLLNYTFGFTRDRPERSRTDLQPFPHPRGEDSTPVYVDQTPSEAIVLQVDRSAIIEWLDEKGALRGVERPDTDDESDLKEWFLENVDTNELRDHYSPIEDDLTREVYTLLHSMSHALMRTASGQCGLDSNSISEYVMPSVPAIFLYASSTEHFSLGGMHTLFKTRIHPWVDETIADVQQCVYDPVCEHEDGACHACLHMSEVACESANGNLDRRYLVGGDRGRIPAFWESGYV from the coding sequence ATGGCAGATTCAGAGATGAAACGCGGTCTGGCGCAGGTGATGTATCGATTCGGTCCCGAGTCGCTCTTCGACTATGGACGGCGGGGACTGTCGATGAAAGTGTCACGTTGGGAGACCAACAAGATCAGCTCGCTTGACGCGAACTACGTCGCAGAACAGATCGCCACTCACGCATCCAGCTTCCGGAACGACGACGAGGACCCCTGGGTAGACCTCACGGTGGACGACGTGGATTTCCGCCGACCGAACCGCGTCGTCGGATCGCTCTACCCGCTGACCATGTACTGTCAGAACCGGAGTTGCCACCGGGTCGTGAGTAAGAAAGAGCCCAGTCACTTCGTCTACACCAACGGGGAGTGCCCCGAGTGTAGCGATGAACTCCGCCAACTCGCCTTCGTTCTTGTGCACGACTGCGGGAACATGATGTCGATCAACCCGCAACCCTGCAGCAATCCGGATCACGGATACGACCACATCTACCTCAACAAGCAGAACATCAACGACCCCCTCTCGTGGCACTTCTACTGTGGTGAGTGTGGCGACTTCTGTGGGAACATGTCGAAGCGTTGTACCAAGTGCCACAAGGAACGAGTCTACTTCCGTCCGATAGCGAGCAACTCCGTCTACTACTCCCAAGGCGACGTCCTCGTCAATCTCCCAATCGACCAACGATACAGCGACGACATCGAATACGGAGAGAGCTGGGCCCGCATACTGATGGCTGCCCACCTCGGTGACCTCGACGATGTCGTCGAAGAGGAGGGGAAGACTTACGAAGAACTCGGCCGGATGACGACGGACGAACGCGACGCGAAACGCCGGGAGAAGCAGATAGAGGATCTGAAGGAGGAAGTGGGCGCAGAACAGGTTGAAAAGATGATTGAAAGCGGTGTGGATATCGAAGACGTCTTCGATGTCGCGGAAGACACGATAAAGGGTTCGACGCGAGAAGAGGTCGTTGAAGAGAACCGCGAACGTGTCAAGCTCCCCTCCCAGCGAGGCGGCGATAGTGACGTAGATCAGGCGTACTCGACACTCTCTCACGAACTTTTCACCTACCTTCGCTCGACTCAGGGATACGAAGGGAATCTAGACGCTACGGATGGGATGGAACGGCAACCCACTCCTCTGTCCCTAGACGGTCTATTGGAGCAGGAAGACTTCCTCGAATCGAACCCGGAGGCAGAGGTATACCCGGAAAAACTCCAGAAAGTGAACATTGCGTCGGCGTGGGTCGTGGACAATCTCCCCCTGCTGAACTACACGTTCGGATTCACACGCGACCGCCCCGAACGGTCGCGGACGGACCTACAGCCCTTCCCCCATCCCCGGGGTGAGGACAGCACCCCCGTGTACGTTGACCAAACTCCCTCTGAGGCCATCGTCCTCCAAGTGGACCGATCCGCGATCATCGAGTGGCTGGACGAGAAGGGCGCACTACGTGGTGTCGAGCGCCCCGATACAGACGATGAGAGTGACCTCAAGGAGTGGTTCTTGGAGAACGTGGACACCAACGAACTCCGGGACCACTACTCGCCCATCGAAGACGATCTCACACGGGAAGTGTACACACTCCTTCACTCAATGAGCCACGCGTTGATGCGGACGGCGAGCGGACAGTGTGGTCTCGACAGCAACAGCATCTCGGAGTACGTGATGCCGAGCGTTCCGGCGATCTTCCTATACGCGAGCAGCACTGAACACTTCTCCCTAGGTGGGATGCACACACTGTTCAAAACGAGGATTCACCCTTGGGTGGACGAGACAATCGCGGATGTCCAGCAGTGCGTCTACGACCCCGTGTGTGAACACGAGGACGGTGCCTGCCACGCGTGCCTTCACATGAGTGAAGTCGCTTGCGAGAGCGCCAACGGGAACCTCGACCGCCGATATCTAGTCGGCGGCGACAGAGGTCGAATACCCGCGTTCTGGGAGTCAGGGTACGTGTGA